The Flavobacterium jumunjinense genome includes a region encoding these proteins:
- a CDS encoding peptide MFS transporter, producing MSNTNTVNQKELFGHPIGLYILFFTEMWERFSYYGMRALLVLYMTTQTIGDERGPGLGWSSKEALALYGWYTMLVYVMSIPGGMIADKVLGQKKSVLLGAIILCIGHGVLVLTDPWAFYTGLALVILGVGLLKPNISTMVGGLYKEGDIRRDKGFSIFYIGINTGSLLATLVIGGVVAKWGWHAGFGLAGIAMVFGLLVYIWGQKYLIHVGNLQPQTKEENSVSYGLLFEKLFKSQKQLVIAIFLSIVSLIGWYKLGWGYGLLFLFLTIITSLLMMVYKDLNNQIQKDRFLVLLLSFIMVIIFWGAFEQAGGLMNLYTDTKTDRILFGLEIPTVMFQSLNAGFIILLATAIAGYWANRKLKGKEGSSLFKMAVGIIVMGFGFIFMVFAAMQFEKSGTSSMMWLVLAYLFHTIGELCISPVALSFITKLSPAKYASLMMGVYFAATGLGNKVAGIVGESASDFGEYSVFLSIFIFTLIIGTLFILLLKPLQRLTHGAEDNEK from the coding sequence ATGAGCAATACAAACACTGTTAATCAAAAAGAATTATTCGGACACCCAATTGGTCTTTATATACTATTTTTCACAGAAATGTGGGAACGTTTTTCTTATTATGGAATGAGAGCTTTACTTGTTTTATATATGACAACACAAACCATAGGAGACGAAAGAGGTCCAGGTCTAGGCTGGAGCAGCAAAGAAGCATTAGCTCTTTATGGATGGTACACAATGCTAGTATATGTAATGTCTATTCCAGGAGGGATGATAGCCGATAAAGTTCTTGGTCAGAAAAAATCAGTCCTTTTAGGTGCAATCATTCTTTGTATAGGTCATGGTGTTCTTGTATTAACTGATCCTTGGGCATTTTACACTGGCTTAGCATTAGTTATATTAGGTGTGGGATTATTAAAACCAAACATTTCGACTATGGTTGGTGGACTTTATAAAGAAGGTGACATAAGAAGGGATAAAGGGTTTAGTATTTTTTATATCGGGATAAATACAGGGTCATTATTAGCAACCTTGGTTATAGGCGGAGTTGTTGCAAAGTGGGGCTGGCATGCTGGTTTTGGTCTAGCAGGTATTGCTATGGTTTTTGGACTTTTAGTCTATATCTGGGGGCAAAAATATTTAATTCATGTTGGAAATTTACAACCTCAAACAAAGGAAGAAAACTCCGTTTCATATGGTCTTTTATTTGAAAAATTATTTAAATCACAAAAACAACTTGTAATTGCTATATTTCTTTCAATAGTTTCACTAATTGGATGGTACAAACTCGGATGGGGTTATGGCTTATTGTTTTTATTTTTAACAATAATTACATCATTATTAATGATGGTTTATAAAGATTTAAATAATCAAATACAAAAAGATCGTTTTTTAGTGCTTTTACTTTCTTTTATAATGGTGATTATATTCTGGGGAGCCTTTGAGCAAGCAGGGGGACTAATGAATTTATATACTGACACAAAAACAGATAGAATTTTATTTGGATTAGAAATTCCAACTGTAATGTTCCAAAGTTTGAATGCAGGCTTTATTATTCTTTTAGCGACAGCAATAGCAGGTTATTGGGCTAACAGAAAATTAAAAGGAAAGGAAGGATCGTCTTTATTTAAAATGGCAGTCGGAATAATTGTAATGGGGTTTGGTTTTATTTTCATGGTTTTTGCTGCAATGCAATTTGAAAAATCAGGAACATCTAGTATGATGTGGCTTGTTTTAGCATACCTATTCCATACTATTGGAGAATTATGTATTTCACCAGTAGCGTTATCCTTTATTACAAAATTATCTCCTGCAAAATATGCCTCATTAATGATGGGGGTTTATTTTGCTGCAACAGGATTAGGTAACAAGGTTGCAGGAATAGTAGGTGAATCTGCAAGTGATTTTGGAGAATATTCTGTGTTTTTAAGTATATTCATATTTACTCTAATTATTGGAACACTCTTCATACTATTATTAAAACCTCTACAACGCTTAACTCACGGAGCTGAAGATAACGAAAAATAA
- the lpxB gene encoding lipid-A-disaccharide synthase, whose translation MKYYIIAGEASGDLHGANLMKAILKKDSNADIRFWGGDLMQNAGGVLVKHYRDLAFMGFLEVVMNLKTILNNIKICKDDIEKFQPDLIIFIDYPGFNMRIATWAKERKIPTHYYISPQIWAWKESRIKAIKRDVDYMYVILPFEKDFYEKKHNFPVEFVGHPLIDAIKDRKSIDESVFRKQHQLDKKPIIALLPGSRKQEITKMLSGMLSVVKDFPDYQFVIAGAPSQDYSFYEPFLKKKNVHFISNKTYDLLSVSHAALVTSGTATLETALFKVPEVVCYKGSWVSYQIAKRIITLKYISLVNLIMDEEVVTELIQDKFNTKNIKSELHKILKGEDREEMINYYDELEQKLGGNGASEKTAKLIVSSLEK comes from the coding sequence ATGAAATATTATATAATAGCAGGTGAAGCATCAGGAGATTTGCATGGTGCAAATTTGATGAAAGCGATCCTTAAAAAAGATTCAAATGCGGATATTCGATTTTGGGGTGGTGATTTAATGCAAAATGCGGGAGGTGTTTTGGTTAAACATTATCGAGATTTAGCATTTATGGGATTTTTAGAAGTAGTGATGAATTTAAAAACCATTTTAAATAACATCAAAATTTGTAAAGATGATATTGAAAAGTTTCAACCAGATTTAATTATTTTTATTGATTATCCTGGTTTTAATATGAGAATTGCAACTTGGGCAAAAGAAAGAAAAATACCGACACATTATTATATATCACCACAAATTTGGGCTTGGAAAGAAAGTAGAATTAAGGCTATTAAACGAGATGTGGATTATATGTATGTAATTCTTCCATTCGAAAAAGATTTCTATGAAAAGAAACATAATTTCCCTGTTGAATTTGTAGGTCATCCATTAATTGATGCAATTAAAGATCGAAAAAGCATTGATGAATCTGTTTTTAGAAAACAGCATCAATTAGATAAAAAACCAATAATTGCACTTTTGCCTGGTAGTAGAAAACAAGAAATTACAAAAATGCTTTCTGGTATGTTATCAGTTGTAAAAGATTTTCCAGATTATCAATTTGTAATTGCAGGAGCTCCAAGTCAAGACTATTCTTTTTATGAGCCTTTTCTGAAGAAAAAAAATGTACATTTTATATCGAATAAAACCTATGATTTATTGAGTGTTTCTCATGCAGCATTAGTTACTTCAGGAACAGCTACATTAGAAACAGCTTTGTTTAAAGTGCCAGAAGTGGTTTGTTATAAAGGAAGTTGGGTTTCCTATCAAATAGCAAAGCGCATTATCACATTAAAATATATTTCTTTGGTTAATTTAATTATGGATGAAGAAGTTGTTACAGAACTGATTCAAGATAAATTTAATACGAAGAATATAAAAAGCGAACTTCATAAGATATTAAAAGGAGAAGATCGTGAGGAAATGATTAATTATTATGATGAATTGGAACAAAAATTAGGAGGAAATGGAGCTAGTGAAAAAACAGCGAAATTAATTGTATCGTCATTAGAAAAATAA
- a CDS encoding C40 family peptidase, with the protein MRKIIFIVLVAFSFASCKTNAIMIQNNEEIQDEAAGNYEISLDVTYKDSLVKIKKTLPKPEKTVFLKKRLKEKEKARFNDIVEDIDDFLIRAKIIDSAKVYVGTPYHYGGMSEKGIDCSALIYRAYQKNDFSVPRTSIAQSELGEKVKPKKADIGDLIFFRTTRRKRISHVGMVVENYNGDIKFIHASSSKGVMISSLEEAYFKKRFVKIKRLIL; encoded by the coding sequence ATGAGAAAAATTATATTTATTGTCCTAGTAGCTTTCTCTTTTGCGAGTTGTAAAACTAACGCAATTATGATTCAAAATAATGAAGAAATACAAGATGAGGCTGCTGGTAATTATGAGATTAGCTTAGATGTTACTTATAAAGACAGTTTAGTAAAAATAAAAAAAACACTTCCAAAACCAGAAAAGACTGTTTTTTTAAAGAAAAGATTAAAAGAAAAAGAAAAAGCAAGATTTAATGACATTGTTGAAGATATTGATGATTTTTTAATTCGAGCTAAAATAATCGATAGCGCAAAAGTATATGTTGGTACTCCTTATCATTATGGAGGAATGAGTGAAAAGGGAATTGATTGCTCTGCATTAATCTATAGAGCTTATCAAAAAAATGATTTTTCCGTCCCTAGAACATCTATTGCACAGAGTGAATTAGGGGAAAAAGTAAAACCTAAAAAAGCAGATATTGGCGATTTAATTTTCTTTAGAACAACTCGAAGAAAGAGGATTTCTCATGTTGGTATGGTTGTTGAGAATTATAATGGAGATATTAAATTTATTCATGCTTCATCGAGTAAAGGTGTAATGATTTCTTCATTGGAAGAGGCTTATTTTAAGAAAAGATTTGTGAAAATTAAACGATTAATACTATAA
- a CDS encoding C40 family peptidase, translating to MKKILLFIVVISFVSCKTQSNIVTSKKEAKAKGIYIYDYSVNRDTKVVKVAKGKKSNNSVAKTEIQPEEEKSLYRNNNKANSLAFEIVDYARDNLGVKYRTGGTTRKGMDCSGLVFSTFGNYDISLPRTSIDMSRHGEKIKRDEAQPGDLIFFKTNGRTVINHVGIVTQIREDGEIEFIHSSTRRGVIISSTADNYYSKTYAQVNRVLSN from the coding sequence TTGAAAAAAATACTACTCTTTATTGTTGTAATAAGTTTTGTAAGTTGCAAAACACAGTCAAATATTGTTACGTCTAAAAAAGAGGCTAAAGCAAAAGGCATATACATATATGACTATTCTGTAAACAGAGACACTAAAGTAGTAAAAGTAGCAAAGGGTAAAAAAAGTAATAATTCTGTAGCAAAAACAGAAATACAACCAGAAGAAGAAAAGTCTTTGTATAGAAATAATAACAAAGCAAATTCCCTTGCTTTTGAAATTGTTGATTATGCACGCGATAATCTTGGTGTTAAATATAGAACAGGAGGAACAACAAGGAAAGGAATGGACTGTTCCGGATTAGTATTTAGTACATTCGGAAATTATGACATTTCATTGCCTAGAACCTCTATAGATATGTCCAGACATGGAGAAAAAATTAAAAGGGATGAAGCACAGCCAGGTGATTTAATTTTCTTTAAAACTAATGGAAGAACGGTTATTAATCATGTTGGAATTGTTACTCAAATTAGAGAAGATGGTGAAATTGAATTCATTCATTCATCTACACGTAGAGGTGTTATTATTTCTTCCACTGCGGATAATTATTATTCGAAAACCTATGCGCAAGTGAACCGTGTTTTAAGTAATTAA
- a CDS encoding ComEC/Rec2 family competence protein codes for MNVLKYPMITISISFVIGILVNYFFLLSFTQISLFVFFFFSIFLFTFFRARKELFQDIYFGFNCYLLVASLGSMAHYLNSDLNYENHYSKIMVNEKNEIIGTVSTIIKANEKYNKYIVALEKCNNKKSIGKILLYYSKEDTLGLRVGQRIVFYEKLNKTPKAFNPNQFDYSKYLEKQNIYHQVFCKQNKIVKLGVVKGYEYFFQEMRTKLRESFSIHGFDVKTRSILEALILGQRSYMDKETMNDYSKAGVIHILAISGLHIGILFVFLSGLLKPLEKKKYGRYLKLIIIITLLWGFAIITGFSASVARAVTLFTFVSIGKFYYRQLGVYNGIAISALALLAYNPNFIFDIGFQLSYSAVISILLFQPFYEKAYFTKNKVGIYFIDIILVSLAAQIGVLPLSLYYFNQLPLLFLVANLLVIPVASGILIIGIITLILNFVFQPLAVILGKIITYLIWLMNNYVAYISKIEKGSINNISFNLLLVVLLYLFIIALVFLMYNRKWYAFRNLIFSILLFQVAYVLIKKNEANYDEFLVYNSKKSLISIKRKNQAIFYTNSEGNNNIIIDDYIQSTFIDSVKIEPLQNVLLYNDRRVLIIDSNSVYRISLKPDIVVLTYSPKINLERLISETKPQIIIADNSNPFYKIEQWKTTCRKEKIPFHATAEKGFYRLK; via the coding sequence ATGAATGTATTAAAATACCCAATGATTACAATCTCAATTAGTTTTGTAATAGGTATTTTAGTTAATTATTTTTTTCTTTTATCATTTACCCAAATTTCATTATTCGTATTTTTTTTCTTCTCTATATTTCTTTTTACTTTTTTTAGAGCAAGGAAAGAACTCTTTCAAGATATTTATTTCGGATTCAATTGTTATTTATTAGTAGCTTCATTAGGTTCGATGGCGCATTATTTAAATAGCGATTTGAATTATGAGAATCATTATTCTAAAATAATGGTTAATGAAAAGAATGAAATAATTGGAACTGTTTCAACCATTATTAAAGCGAATGAAAAATACAATAAGTACATTGTAGCTTTAGAAAAATGTAATAACAAAAAGAGTATTGGAAAAATACTTTTGTACTATTCAAAAGAAGATACCTTAGGATTAAGAGTTGGACAAAGGATAGTATTCTATGAAAAATTGAATAAAACTCCAAAAGCATTTAATCCGAATCAATTTGATTATTCAAAGTATCTTGAAAAACAGAATATTTACCATCAAGTTTTTTGTAAACAGAATAAAATTGTAAAATTAGGAGTAGTAAAGGGCTATGAGTACTTTTTTCAAGAAATGAGAACTAAACTGAGGGAAAGTTTTTCCATTCATGGTTTTGATGTAAAGACGAGGTCAATTTTAGAGGCTTTAATCCTTGGACAAAGAAGTTATATGGATAAAGAAACAATGAATGATTATTCTAAAGCAGGAGTTATTCATATTCTAGCCATTTCAGGACTACATATAGGTATTCTTTTTGTTTTCTTATCAGGTTTGTTGAAACCACTTGAAAAAAAGAAATACGGTAGGTATTTAAAGTTAATAATAATTATTACTCTTTTATGGGGTTTTGCGATTATTACAGGTTTTTCAGCTTCTGTGGCTAGAGCGGTAACACTATTTACTTTTGTCAGTATTGGAAAATTTTATTATCGCCAACTTGGTGTTTATAATGGAATTGCAATTTCAGCTTTGGCTTTGTTAGCTTATAATCCAAATTTTATTTTTGATATAGGTTTTCAACTAAGTTATTCGGCTGTAATCTCAATATTATTATTTCAGCCTTTTTATGAGAAAGCCTATTTTACGAAGAATAAAGTAGGTATCTATTTTATAGATATAATTCTAGTTTCTTTAGCTGCTCAAATTGGTGTTTTGCCCTTAAGTTTGTATTACTTTAATCAGTTGCCATTGCTTTTTTTGGTTGCAAATCTATTGGTTATTCCTGTTGCAAGTGGTATTCTAATAATTGGAATAATAACACTGATTTTAAATTTCGTTTTTCAACCTTTAGCCGTAATATTAGGTAAAATAATTACCTATCTAATTTGGTTAATGAATAATTATGTTGCCTATATCTCAAAGATTGAAAAAGGTAGTATAAATAATATTTCTTTCAATTTATTATTAGTGGTTTTATTGTATTTGTTTATTATTGCACTTGTCTTTTTGATGTATAATAGGAAATGGTATGCCTTTCGAAATCTAATTTTTAGTATATTATTGTTTCAAGTAGCCTATGTTTTGATAAAAAAGAATGAAGCTAATTATGATGAATTTTTAGTTTATAATAGTAAAAAGAGTTTAATTTCAATTAAGCGAAAAAATCAAGCTATTTTTTATACAAATTCTGAAGGAAATAATAATATTATCATTGATGACTATATTCAAAGTACGTTTATAGATTCAGTTAAGATAGAACCATTGCAAAACGTTTTACTTTATAATGATAGAAGAGTTCTAATTATTGATAGCAATTCAGTGTATAGGATAAGTTTAAAACCAGATATTGTTGTTTTAACATATAGTCCTAAGATTAATTTAGAACGACTTATAAGTGAAACTAAACCACAAATTATAATAGCAGATAACAGTAATCCATTTTATAAAATTGAACAATGGAAAACTACTTGTAGAAAAGAAAAAATCCCTTTTCATGCAACAGCAGAAAAGGGATTTTATAGATTAAAATAA
- a CDS encoding thioredoxin family protein produces MKKIFLVLFLISFSMSNAQELIWHTDMNKASELSIKEKKPMLLFFTGSDWCGWCIRLQKEVLKTSEFGKWAKENVILVELDFPRRTAQDATIKAQNSQLQSIFQVRGYPTVWFVTPKKSDEGKMNLNGLGSTGYVAGGPEKWLAVADGIVSKKK; encoded by the coding sequence ATGAAAAAGATATTTTTAGTACTGTTTTTGATAAGTTTTAGCATGAGCAATGCTCAAGAACTAATTTGGCATACAGATATGAACAAAGCTTCTGAATTATCTATTAAAGAGAAAAAGCCAATGCTACTTTTCTTTACTGGTTCAGATTGGTGCGGTTGGTGTATTCGATTACAAAAAGAGGTTTTAAAAACTTCAGAATTTGGAAAATGGGCAAAAGAAAATGTGATTTTAGTAGAGTTAGATTTTCCTAGAAGAACAGCTCAAGATGCTACCATAAAAGCTCAGAACAGCCAATTACAAAGTATATTCCAAGTTAGAGGATATCCTACTGTTTGGTTTGTTACTCCTAAAAAAAGTGACGAAGGTAAAATGAATCTAAATGGATTGGGAAGTACTGGATATGTTGCTGGTGGACCTGAAAAATGGCTAGCCGTTGCAGATGGAATTGTTTCAAAAAAGAAATAA
- a CDS encoding S9 family peptidase, whose translation MLLKNFTALFLFVTSFSVTAQQNITLEEIWSGSFRTSGMDELQAMKNTNQYTVLNSNRQTKSTQIDLYDFKTLEKVSNLIDTKNHSELQSIDSYTFDKTESKILIATNTNQIFRHSFTADYFVYDIPTKNLTKFTDKQIQEPTFSADGSKIAYAFENDLYVYDVVSKTHLQITTDGKKNAIINGITDWVYEEEFAFVKAYDWNMSGDKIAFIRFDETEVPEFSMDMYNEGLYPSQYVFKYPKAGEKNANVSLHVYDLKSNVSKKINLGDYNDFYIPRIKWTNEANTLSVQVINRHQNNLDLHFVDANSGNTEIVLNETDKAYIDITDNLTFLEDNSFIWTSEKDGFNHIYHYDKSGKLKKQITSGKWEVTNYYGFDEKNKTIYYQSVENGSINRDVYSVKINGKSKTRLSSKTGTNNAIFSPNFQYFINTYSSAINAPLYTLNESKSGNTIKEIVSNNEAEEKLARYNVAPKEFFTLTTEKGHELNAWMIKPKNFDASKKYPVFMYQYSGPGSQSVTNQWNSYNDYWYYMLAQKGYIIVCVDGRGTGYKGAAFKKCTYKELGKFEVEDQIDAAKVIGNYAYVDQSRIGIFGWSYGGFMSSNCIFQGADIFKAAIAVAPVTSWRYYDSIYTERYMQTPQENASGYDNNSPINHVEKLKGNYLLIHGTADDNVHVQNTMKMVEALIQANKQFDWAIYPDKNHGIYGGKTRLQLYTKMTNFILEKL comes from the coding sequence ATGTTATTAAAGAATTTTACCGCATTATTCTTGTTTGTAACTTCTTTTTCAGTTACTGCACAACAAAATATCACACTTGAAGAGATTTGGTCTGGATCATTTAGAACTTCTGGAATGGACGAACTTCAAGCAATGAAGAATACAAATCAATACACCGTATTAAATTCCAACAGACAAACTAAGTCAACACAGATTGATTTATACGACTTCAAGACTCTTGAAAAAGTAAGCAACCTCATAGATACTAAAAATCATAGTGAACTACAGTCGATTGATAGTTATACTTTTGATAAAACTGAGAGTAAAATACTTATTGCCACAAACACTAATCAAATTTTCAGACATTCTTTTACTGCTGATTATTTCGTATATGATATTCCAACTAAAAACCTAACAAAGTTTACAGATAAACAAATTCAAGAACCAACTTTCTCAGCTGATGGTTCTAAAATTGCTTATGCTTTTGAAAATGATTTATATGTTTATGATGTTGTTTCAAAAACACATTTACAAATTACGACTGATGGAAAGAAAAACGCAATTATAAATGGAATTACTGATTGGGTATATGAAGAAGAGTTTGCTTTTGTAAAAGCGTATGATTGGAATATGTCTGGTGATAAAATTGCTTTTATTCGTTTTGATGAAACAGAAGTGCCTGAATTTTCTATGGATATGTACAATGAAGGTTTATATCCTTCACAATATGTTTTTAAATATCCAAAAGCAGGAGAAAAAAATGCAAATGTTTCTCTACATGTTTATGACTTAAAATCTAATGTTTCTAAAAAAATTAACCTTGGTGACTACAACGATTTCTATATTCCTAGAATTAAATGGACAAATGAAGCAAACACCCTTAGTGTTCAAGTTATAAACCGTCATCAAAACAACTTGGATTTACATTTTGTTGATGCAAACTCTGGAAATACTGAAATTGTTTTAAATGAAACAGATAAAGCATATATTGACATTACTGACAATCTTACCTTCTTAGAAGACAATAGTTTTATTTGGACTTCCGAAAAAGACGGCTTCAATCATATATATCATTATGATAAATCTGGTAAACTAAAAAAACAAATCACATCAGGTAAATGGGAAGTAACTAATTATTATGGTTTTGATGAGAAAAACAAAACTATCTACTATCAATCTGTTGAAAATGGGTCAATAAATAGAGATGTTTATTCTGTTAAAATCAACGGAAAATCGAAAACTAGACTTTCTTCTAAAACAGGAACTAACAACGCTATTTTTAGTCCAAATTTTCAATACTTCATAAACACATATTCTAGCGCAATCAATGCGCCACTTTATACATTGAACGAATCTAAATCTGGAAACACGATTAAAGAGATTGTTTCTAATAATGAAGCAGAAGAAAAACTAGCAAGGTATAATGTTGCTCCAAAAGAGTTCTTTACATTAACTACAGAGAAAGGTCATGAATTAAATGCTTGGATGATTAAACCTAAGAATTTTGATGCTTCAAAAAAATACCCAGTATTCATGTATCAATATTCTGGACCAGGTTCTCAGTCTGTAACAAATCAATGGAATTCATACAACGATTATTGGTACTATATGTTAGCTCAAAAAGGCTACATTATAGTTTGTGTAGATGGAAGAGGAACAGGATATAAAGGAGCAGCGTTTAAAAAATGTACTTATAAAGAATTAGGCAAGTTTGAAGTTGAAGATCAAATTGACGCAGCTAAAGTAATTGGAAATTATGCGTATGTTGATCAATCAAGAATTGGAATTTTCGGCTGGAGTTATGGTGGTTTTATGTCTTCAAACTGTATTTTTCAAGGAGCAGATATTTTTAAAGCAGCAATTGCTGTAGCACCAGTAACTAGCTGGAGATATTATGACAGTATTTACACTGAAAGATACATGCAAACACCACAAGAAAATGCTAGTGGATATGACAATAACTCACCAATTAATCATGTTGAAAAACTAAAAGGAAACTACCTTTTAATTCATGGAACAGCAGATGACAATGTACATGTTCAAAACACAATGAAAATGGTTGAGGCTTTAATTCAAGCAAACAAACAATTTGATTGGGCTATTTATCCAGACAAAAATCATGGAATTTATGGTGGAAAAACTAGACTGCAATTATATACAAAAATGACAAATTTCATTTTAGAAAAACTATAA
- a CDS encoding peptide MFS transporter, with the protein MSQNSTDQFFKNPVLGHPAGLFVLFFTEMWERFSFYGMRSLLILFLTSSFIDGGWEWTRENASALFGSYVGLVYLSTMLGGYFADKIIGFRWAVVVGAVLMTLGHASMAIETEFSIYLGLVLLVFGNGFFKPNMTSIISEMYKDRPEKKDGAYTLFYMGVNAGAFFGILLCGYLGEKVGWSYGFGLAGIFMFFGMLQFWLSQNIFGNIGLKPTAESKAKSEAEDTDKRNPFTPLELGIIAISSILGLLWIINDPASKISGGAVNIFGFLGENGNNIAIVSALILFVILLVIRLMKYSQITREKLIAVTFFAFLTIFFWAIFEQSPNSLTIFASDYTDRVLEGSWSTFFLIINSLITVVPLAIITWVLYLLFKQTFKNYAVANLILAASFVIIWAIAIWMLLKDFYTAGFIDLSDATLQMLKIDKVTEGVTEVPATWFSTLNSLFIIALAPLFSKWWESKYNPNANMKYGIGMGLLALGMACVAIGATGIEPGAKTASVSMIWLILVYLFHTMGELCISPVGLSYVSKLVPARMIAFMFGVWYLAVAIGMKGAGKFGENIDKIANEHGLSYFFWMLTIVSVIVGLFSILMTPIIKKLMHGVR; encoded by the coding sequence ATGAGTCAAAATTCAACAGATCAGTTTTTCAAAAACCCTGTCTTAGGGCACCCAGCAGGATTATTTGTATTATTCTTCACAGAAATGTGGGAACGTTTTTCTTTCTACGGAATGCGTTCACTTTTAATATTATTTTTAACATCATCTTTTATAGATGGCGGTTGGGAATGGACTAGAGAAAATGCATCGGCACTTTTTGGTTCATATGTAGGTTTAGTATATTTATCTACTATGTTAGGAGGCTATTTTGCAGATAAAATAATCGGATTTAGATGGGCTGTAGTTGTTGGAGCTGTATTAATGACTTTAGGTCATGCTTCCATGGCAATTGAAACCGAATTCTCTATCTATTTAGGTTTAGTCTTATTAGTATTTGGAAATGGTTTTTTTAAACCAAATATGACCTCTATTATTTCTGAAATGTATAAAGATAGACCTGAGAAGAAAGACGGAGCCTACACATTATTTTACATGGGTGTAAACGCTGGAGCATTTTTCGGTATTCTTCTTTGTGGATATTTAGGTGAAAAGGTAGGATGGAGTTATGGATTTGGTTTAGCTGGAATTTTCATGTTCTTTGGAATGTTACAATTTTGGTTATCACAAAATATTTTTGGTAATATCGGTCTAAAGCCAACAGCTGAAAGCAAAGCAAAGTCTGAAGCAGAAGACACTGATAAAAGAAACCCATTTACACCTTTAGAATTAGGAATAATTGCTATTAGTTCGATATTAGGATTATTATGGATTATTAATGATCCTGCTTCTAAAATCTCTGGAGGAGCTGTAAACATATTCGGATTCCTAGGAGAAAACGGTAATAATATAGCAATTGTTTCAGCACTGATTTTATTTGTTATTTTATTAGTAATAAGATTAATGAAATATTCTCAAATTACAAGAGAAAAATTAATTGCAGTAACGTTTTTTGCATTCTTAACAATATTCTTTTGGGCTATTTTCGAACAGTCACCTAACTCATTAACAATATTTGCAAGTGATTATACAGATAGAGTATTAGAAGGAAGCTGGAGTACTTTTTTCTTAATTATCAATTCACTTATAACAGTAGTTCCATTAGCGATAATTACTTGGGTATTGTACTTATTATTCAAACAAACTTTTAAGAATTACGCAGTCGCTAACCTTATTTTGGCAGCAAGTTTTGTAATCATCTGGGCAATTGCAATTTGGATGTTACTTAAAGATTTCTATACTGCTGGCTTTATAGACTTATCAGATGCTACTTTACAGATGCTGAAAATAGATAAGGTAACAGAAGGTGTTACAGAAGTACCAGCAACTTGGTTCTCTACTTTGAATTCCTTATTTATAATTGCATTAGCACCATTATTTTCTAAATGGTGGGAAAGCAAATACAACCCAAATGCAAATATGAAATATGGTATTGGTATGGGATTATTAGCTTTAGGTATGGCATGTGTTGCAATTGGAGCAACAGGAATTGAGCCTGGAGCAAAAACTGCTTCAGTAAGTATGATTTGGTTAATTCTTGTCTATTTATTCCATACAATGGGAGAACTATGTATTTCTCCTGTAGGATTATCATACGTAAGTAAATTAGTGCCTGCAAGAATGATTGCATTCATGTTTGGAGTTTGGTATTTAGCGGTTGCAATTGGTATGAAAGGTGCTGGTAAATTTGGAGAAAATATTGATAAAATTGCTAACGAACATGGGCTAAGTTACTTCTTTTGGATGTTAACTATAGTATCTGTTATCGTTGGTTTATTCTCTATTTTAATGACTCCAATTATAAAAAAACTAATGCATGGTGTTAGATAA